From Halorussus lipolyticus:
TTCGCGGCCCCGCCACGCCGCGACCTCGCCGCCGAACCGGTAGGTCTCGGTGTCTTGGGCCGTCGCGGACCCGCTCGCGGCGATACCGGCCGCCCCGACAGCGGCCGCTGTTGTGCCCGCCCGCTGGACGAATCCGCGCCGGGTTAGGGCCTCCTCGTCCTCGCTCGTCGGGTCGGTTTCGCTGGCTATCTCGTCCTCGGCAGACCCCGCCCGCTCGCTCTCGGCAGTCGAAGATTCCCCCATCATCTCCCTCTCTGGGTACCTTCACCGGGAATCCGTAAGAGTCCACGGGCCACCGGACACGTTCGGTCGTCGCGGCGATTTCGGTACGGGCAATTACAGAAGCATCTTTGACACTCTTTTATACAGTCTTAAGTAATGAAAACATTTCCTTATCCTCAATCGACAACCGACGGGAGGCTTCAGGAAGCGTTCATCACGATGGTTCTTGCTGTCTTCGGTTCCGGTTTCATCGAGACGGAGCGAGTGGAGCTTCAGAAGGCATCTCCTCTCCGCCGTCCCGCGTCGATAACCACTAACTCCCTCGCCACCGTTTCGCCGCCATGGACGCTCGCACCGGATTCGTCACCCAACTCGGCATGGACTACGAGACGGCCTTCGACGTGGCCGAGGAGCTATCCTTCGACTACGTGGAACTCCTGATGGACGGCGACCACGAACGCCGCGCGCTCGACCCCGAGGCCGTCGCCGACGCCGCCGAGGCACGCGGCCTCGACCTGCTGGTCCATCTCCCGTTCGCGCTCGACGTGGGGTCGGCCTACGAACACGTCCGGGAGGGCGCGATTCGGGAACTCGTCTCTGCCGCCGAAGTCGCCACCGCGGCGGGTGCCCGGAAGGGCGTGGCGCACGCCAACTCGAAGGCGTGGGGTTCAGCGTGGGACGACGCCGACCTCCGCGAGCGCGTCTTCGAGTCGGTCCGGGAAATCAACATCCGGACGCCCGAGGACTTCGCGGTCTGTTTCGAGAACATCCCCAAGAATCCCTGCTCGACGCGGGACTTCCCCGAGTTGTTCGAGGCCACCGACGCCGCGATGACCCTCGACACCGGCCACGCTCGGGTGGACGGCCTCGATTCGGCGGAGATGGCGAGTTTCGTCGCCGACCACGCCGACCGCATCTCGCACTTCCACCTCAACGACACCCGGAAACCGCAGGACGAGCATCTGCCCTTCGGGTCCGGGACCATCGACTTCGAGGAGATTCTGGGCGCGCTCCCCGACGACTGGTCCGGGACGCTCTCGCTGGAGGTGTTCACGCTGGATTACGGCTACATCGGCGTGAGCAAGGAGTATCTCGATGGCGTACTAAATCCCATCAACTGATAACCCGACGTCGTTCTAGTAGGAAAACTAACCTACTTTGATTATGTAATAATTAGTTAGAAAAATACAAATTTAACTCCACTAACATATGGATGCATGTCATCGTTCGAAGTAGCAGTATTCCAAACAGCGGAACTCGGGGATAAACTCGAGTCCAATTACGGTGAGAGATACAAAGCCAGCAAAGCGATGCGCACGTTCATCGAGGGTGCGTTCGATCATAGCGGGAATCAGCACACAGTCAACGTGGACAATCCCTTCGAGGACGTGTACGCTCCCGTGCAGAACGTGAGTGACTCCATCAGTACTAACGACCCGTGTGGTTCCCCGACGACTCAAGACTACAACGGTCTCGTGTACTGGTGGGAAGACTACGTGAGTTGTAACCTCACCGAACGAAACGACTGTATGCTCCTTCTCACCGCGAAAGACAGTGGTTCTGGTTCGACGTGGCAGAACTACTACGCCGTCGTCGAAGGCGGTCCAGACGTTGCGAAACTCGACGGTAGTTACTCGAAGTTCGGTTGCGGCCAGAAGTGGGAGGACATGCAGAACGTCCTTCACGAGATGGCTCACGCTTTCCTCGACGAGACCGACGAACACGACCACGGTAACGTCTACCAGCACGACTGTGGATACTTCTGTAGCAACTGGTATCGAACGCCTATCGGACACGGTGGAGACGCCGGAACCAACGCCTGTTACGACGACATCCCGAGCGACCACGACGACAGCTGTAACGCGATGTACTGGGACCCGGACTGTGCGACTGACCACTTCACCAACACCACCAACCACCAATAATGACCGAAGACACCAATCGCCGGAACGTACTGAAGGCTATCGGCGCATCGACTACTGCCGCCACCGTCGGGACGATGGGTGGCGCAGCACAAACAACTACTGACGAACCCATCCACGACAGAACTATCGACCACGACCTCGAAGTCGTCAACCGAGTGGACGACGAACTCGAACTCAGTATCGAAGCCTCTCATCCCGAAGTGAGCGGTTCCATCGAACACACCGTCACGGTCCAGTCGCCGCGCGGCGAAGGGTCGATGCAGCATCGCTGGGAAATCGATGCGCTCGACGTGCCCGGTGGTGAGATTGAGGTCTCGATTTCGACCAGCGACGGTCGCTCGGACTCCGCAACGATTCCGTTTGCGGACGTATCTCAGCGTGATTACGAGGCCGTCTCCATCGCGCTCCGAGACGACCGAATCATGATCGGTCGGATTCAGGTGTAGCCAGAAACGATTTATTTTAGTACGAACTTTTTTCGACTAATGAGAAAGTTAGCTGCTACCCTATTAGTCGTCCTTGTCGTTAGTGCCGGATGTGTCGACACAGCGAGTGTTCTCTCCGACGGTACCGACCGGACG
This genomic window contains:
- a CDS encoding sugar phosphate isomerase/epimerase family protein, translating into MDARTGFVTQLGMDYETAFDVAEELSFDYVELLMDGDHERRALDPEAVADAAEARGLDLLVHLPFALDVGSAYEHVREGAIRELVSAAEVATAAGARKGVAHANSKAWGSAWDDADLRERVFESVREINIRTPEDFAVCFENIPKNPCSTRDFPELFEATDAAMTLDTGHARVDGLDSAEMASFVADHADRISHFHLNDTRKPQDEHLPFGSGTIDFEEILGALPDDWSGTLSLEVFTLDYGYIGVSKEYLDGVLNPIN